In the Amblyraja radiata isolate CabotCenter1 chromosome 12, sAmbRad1.1.pri, whole genome shotgun sequence genome, TGCACAACATTTGCTGCACAAAGAGGCCTGGAAAAGTCTTCATTTGTATTACATGATCAGTCACTGTATAGAGTTATAAAGAATAAGTGTTTATATAAAATAGAAGGCAGTtaacattctccccccccccaccccccccctctccttttaaAACACCTATATATGGGGGGAAAAATGTTCTTTGCAGTACAAAACTATAACTTGTGATTCAGGCGGCAGCTCATGCACCTGACATTGTAATCACAACTCATTAGGATTGAATGTCAAAGttcagaccattgtgggctccacctttccttgatcaaggTTGCTtcttgcataactttcattcatttgttctatgtaccttctgtCTCTCATTCTCCCGCTCCCCTGACTCAGCCTGAAAGAAGGGACTCGCCCCGTAATGTCACCTACGCCAGAGATTCTACCTCAcccagttactccagaattttgtgtctagctttggcgAAACATTTTGTTTCCTTGCTATCAAATCATAATATACGtaatgcggcacagtggtagagttgatgactCACAGAGAATAGCTATTTGAACAGGGAGCTGAAGGGTGTGCAGTATTTCAGAGAACTCCTTCAGATAAAGCATGACTCATCCCTGGAATGTGAAAGAGGAATACTAATTGCCAAACAGGCTAGTCCAATATGCTGGGTGACCAGACCCTGTGAAAAGATGTACAAATACTTACTCAGAAGTCACACGAATAAAGACTACAACCATTTACACggtcaattttatttttagttacagTAATTTAAAAAGAGCAGACCGGCTGGATGAAGTGATTTAGTCCCATCATATGGAATGATACTAAGTGTACAGAGAATGATTGCGGTCACTTAACAAGGTCGCTTCATAACCCAAACCAGCAGATATTTACCAGATGGGCCCCTATAAATAGGTGTAATTTGATAAAGTCCATGAATGTACAAGATATGTTACAAGTACAACACTGGTTCACGCAACATTGACGTCTGTGACCATTTAAACAAATTTCTTGAATTCATCATACAAGACCAACACAAAAGCACCACCCATGCCTCTCAGCACATTGGACCAGGCACCTTTGAAGAAAGCTTTACCACCCTCATCATTAAGGATCTTCTTCCAGCAGTCGATTGTTCCTGTGTACATGATGTCAGCTGGAAGCAGAAAAAAAGTTTACTCCCTCAAAGCTCCAAATAACAGTTTCCGTCCATCCAATGTTGCCCTCCCTTGCCCAATGTAGAGGGTTCTAAAAATCTATACAATGCATgcatggaaaaatcaaagatggacacaaaatgctggagtaactcagcgggacaggcagcatctctggagagaaggaaagggtgacgtttcacccaaaacgtcacccattccttcgctccagagatgctgcctgtcccgctgagttactccagtattttgtgtctatctatggaaaaTCAAAGCAGCCGCTTATCAAAATCTCAGAGTGACAATCTAAACCGCACTGCCAAGAACAGCAGTTGAAAGTACGATCTTGCTGTTGTACATCACCTTCTCCCAGCCTCTGAAGGCCAATATTAGCACCTCTGCACCGAAACCAGACAGCAAAGCAGCAAAAGTTAGAAACAAAGAATCACAGATGTTGGCTGGttaacaaaaggacataaagtgctgaagtagctcaggcagcatctctggtgacaacgaagaagctttttgctgtacctcagtacatatgtCAATAGGTCCTCTattcgaagcgtcacctatccatgttctccagagacgttgcctggcctgatgagttactccagtactttgtgtcctgttCTGCAAAGCAGCAGCATGTCCTACTACCACGTATATGCATCAGAGGTTGAAATATGCAGTACTCAATGTGCCACAAGTCCAACGGGCAGCATGAACAATATTCTACGTGTTCGCGGCCATTTAACAGTAGCAAACCCACCTCCTTTCCGCCCAGACTGCATCATCATACGACGTCTCACTGTGTCGAATGGGTAGGAAGTCACACCAGCCACAGCTGTGACAGACTGAGCTATCATCCAACTGATcataatatgggtgttgtggggaTCTGGGAGCATTcctggggaaagagagaggggcaacacattttaaaatgataGGGTGAACCTCGATAGCACGGATGAACGGACAAGGAGTTTCCAAGCTTACCTTTGGCAGTGTCGTAGATTCCAAAGTAAGCAGCCCGGTAAATGATGATGCCTTGTACGGACACGTTGAAGCCCTGGTACAGGCCCTTGAAACCATCCGACCTGAAGATCCTGGTAAGGCAATTAGCTAAACCAGAGAACTCTCGCTCTGCCCCGGTTTTACCGACGTCAGCTGCCAGACGCGTTCGGGCAAAGTCGAGCGGGTAGACGAAGCAGAGGGACGTGGCACCAGCAGCACCGCCGGAAGCCAGGTTACCCGCAAAGTAACGCCAGAATTGTGTCTTGTCAATGCCGCCAAGGAAGAACTGTTTGTACACATCTTTGAAAGCAAAGTTGAGGGCCTGGGTGGGAAAGTATCTGATCACATTGGCCAAATTCCCACGCCAGAAGGAGAGGAAACCTTGCTCTTTGGGGATGCGTACAACACAGTCAATTATGCCTTTGTATTGCTGGTCTACTGCGATCTGTCTGCTTGCATGTTGCACCTGTAACAGACAAGGTCAagatgtagaagcaaggaactgtaggtgTTAGTTtacactaaagtgctggagtaacccagatgttctccagagatgtagcctgacccactgagttactccagcactgtgacctTTACGAAAACCCACCACAAATTAACCTGGCTACCAAAATGCCCATTAAATCAAACACCAAGGTCAGATGTGACCGCCCCAAAACTATATATAAACACGGTGTAGATGTGAGTGGCTGGTCAGGTAGACTGGAAGCAAGCAGTAAGCCCGCCCACAAACGCTAAGGTGACCCTGACTCGTCTTCCAGGTGGCCCTGACTCGACTTACAGGTGGCCAGGCACAATTTGACCTTCCCCCTGCACAATTTTCTAGCAGACATTGTCCTTCCGGCAGCACCGGAGATGAATTGGAGACTGGACGTTTAATGCACCGAGTGAGAGGAAGACACGGACAGATTTACACACACGGTGTGTAAAGGCGAGGCATCCTCGGCCTCTTCCAGATCCAACCCCTCTCCCTGTACTTTCGGCAGCCGGTCAATATGACCGCAGCAAGCCGGCTAAAGACCACAGTATGTGCACAAAGAGACGGAGACAACTTCTGGGTGGAGAGGAGACGCAAAGCGCGCACATTGCAGTCTACAGGCGAGGTGACCCGAGCACATTCGGCCCCTCTAGCGCTGAtagtccaccccctcccctcacatgttCAGCTGCGGCCTTCGTCCGAAGGGGAAGGAAAGAAAAGGTCAGACGTCGCTTCCTCCTCTAGATCTTCCCGCCTCCGCAAACCGGCTACTCAACACGAAAAGGAAACGGTTTTACAAAAGGCCAGCCCGATTATTAGTCCCGTTGTTcccgcctccctctctctctgtgtgtgtgtgtgtgtgtctctccctcagGGAGGATGTGGCGAAGAGGCGCCTCCTCCCTCCATCAACGCCACCCGGCCCTGCCGTGTAGGCCGCGCTCCTTCTCCTTGCTACGACCTTGGTTACCCTGCAGTGCACAATGTCTCTATAAAGATATTCCAGTAAAAAAAAACGTCCCAACAACCCAACTTGGCGCAGTGTGGACACAGACACAGCAATCTCCAATTAGTGTAGAGTATCTGCACATTATCCGCACTGAGCCGGTgatggaagggaagggaagggaagggatggGCTCAGCAGGAAGGATGAGCTCCATTTTACACTCACTCCCTCCAACGGTCTGGAAACTGAACACTTCCTCTTGGATGTCGCATCCCCGTTTTTCACGCCTGTTACCGGTcgctcacacacaacacacacacacacaacacgggCCTG is a window encoding:
- the slc25a5 gene encoding ADP/ATP translocase 2, coding for MASDRLVSFGKDFLAGGVAAAISKTAVAPIERVKLLLQVQHASRQIAVDQQYKGIIDCVVRIPKEQGFLSFWRGNLANVIRYFPTQALNFAFKDVYKQFFLGGIDKTQFWRYFAGNLASGGAAGATSLCFVYPLDFARTRLAADVGKTGAEREFSGLANCLTRIFRSDGFKGLYQGFNVSVQGIIIYRAAYFGIYDTAKGMLPDPHNTHIMISWMIAQSVTAVAGVTSYPFDTVRRRMMMQSGRKGADIMYTGTIDCWKKILNDEGGKAFFKGAWSNVLRGMGGAFVLVLYDEFKKFV